In Aedes albopictus strain Foshan chromosome 3, AalbF5, whole genome shotgun sequence, the following are encoded in one genomic region:
- the LOC115262196 gene encoding intraflagellar transport protein 46 homolog, which produces MGLLCEWGQYSTYLLILRTHLRRYKHMDENQIYRRLFAQTVSMATYCLHSNNPTYFDQRFRTANMDQYDEMYEIKNGREIDDSPPPDLDVSSSLQFVNEDPPEDDPLPVAKKDPKPIDDVDQELTKVIAGKPNAIFKKRESLQKHDSLTDSSASVSEDEKELPKSLVEEKEFNPKFYENIEAPSEVKELFQYITRFSPQRVNIDYKLKIFVPDFIPSVGDIDAFLKVSSPPFINEDKKKVLTDHIKKLGLETLDEPCGDQSDRVLLQMKMRSIFTKPLETPSAIAKSSKDIDRWITEMQSLKASQSVQNINSLRSVVNIDNLMSEWPEEIEKMLDTVGFPSANLDCSLSRYIEIICNIFDIPVQESSGQAGYIQALYNLFNLYLAVKQQGNV; this is translated from the exons atgggactgttatgcgagtgggggcagtatagcacATATCTGTTGATATTACGTACGCATTTACGCAGGTACAAACATATGGATGAAAACCAAATATACCGCCGCTTGTTTGCGCAAACCGTTTCCATGGCGACGTATTGTTTGCATTCAAACAACCCAACTTACTTCGATCAAAGATTTCGCACAGCCAACATGGATCAGTACGACGAAATGTACGAGATTAAAAATGGACGCGAAATCGATGATAGCCCGCCGCCGGATTTGGACGTTTCCAGCTCGCTGCAGTTTGTGAACGAAGATCCACCGGAAGACGATCCGCTTCCGGTTGCGAAG AAAGATCCCAAACCGATCGATGATGTGGACCAGGAATTGACGAAGGTCATCGCCGGTAAGCCTAACGCCATCTTCAAGAAACGAGAAAGTCTGCAGAAGCATGACTCCTTGACGGATAGTAGCGCGAGTGTTTCCGAGGACGAGAAAGAATTACCGAAAAGCTTGGTCGAGGAAAAAGAATTCAACCCAAAGTTCTACGAGAATATTGAAGCACCCAGTGAGGTGAAGGAATTGTTCCAATACATTACCCGTTTTTCGCCGCAGCGTGTCAACATCGATTACAAGCTGAAAATCTTCGTACCGGATTTTATTCCGTCGGTTGGAGATATTGACGCTTTTTTGAAAGTTTCCTCTCCACCTTTCATTAACGAGGATAAAAAGAAAGTTCTTACGGATCATATCAAAAAGCTTGGCTTGGAG ACCTTGGACGAACCATGTGGCGATCAAAGTGACCGTGTGCTGCTGCAGATGAAAATGCGATCCATTTTTACAAAACCCTTGGAGACGCCTTCTGCGATTGCAAAATCATCCAAGGATATCGACCGCTGGATAACGGAAATGCAATCGCTCAAAGCGAGTCAATCGGTTCAGAACATAAATTCGCTCCGATCGGTGGTGAACATTGACAACCTAATGTCGGAATGGCCAGAGGAGATTGAAAAAATGCTCGACACGGTTGGGTTTCCCTCGGCCAACTTGGACTGTTCGCTGAGTCGATATATTGAGATTATTTGCAACATTTTTGATATTCCAGTGCAGGAAAGTAGCGGACAAGCGGGATATATTCAGGCGCTGTATAATCTTTTTAATTTgtatttagcagtaaaacaacaGGGTAACGTTTAA